From a region of the Lactuca sativa cultivar Salinas chromosome 4, Lsat_Salinas_v11, whole genome shotgun sequence genome:
- the LOC111920485 gene encoding BEACH domain-containing protein C1-like isoform X1 yields MVWKIAIMMNCHLMNLRLIPMSIIGLFGALVIYGHLKSGSQASNDMTRGMHQLLEGGGSMFEDKVSLLRYALQRAFQAAPNRLMTNNAYLALLGASLNASTTDEGLNFYDSQHRFEHSQLLLVLLSSLPHAPKTFQCRALQYLLILACSHAENRNMLTKMDEWPEWILEILISTYETSGKNASMS; encoded by the exons ATGGTTTGGAAAATAGCAATAATGATGAATTGTCATCTAATGAACCTCAGACTCATACCAATGTCAATAATTGGACTATTTGGTGCTTTAGTTATTTATGGGCATCTAAAGTCCGGATCTCAAGCTTCTAACGACATGACACGTGGCATGCATCAGTTGCTTGAGGGAGGGGGTAGCATGTTTGAAGATAAAGTTTCACTTCTACGTTATGCTTTGCAAAGGGCTTTTCAGGCTGCGCCTAACAGGCTTATGACTAACAATGCCTACCTGGCTTTATTGGGCGCCTCA TTAAATGCATCCACAACAGATGAGGGACTAAACTTTTATGACTCACAACATCGCTTTGAGCACTCACAACTTCTTTTGGTTCTTTTGAGTTCACTTCCACATGCACCAAAGACTTTTCAGTGTCGCGCATTACAG TATCTTCTGATTTTGGCTTGCAGTCATGCTGAAAATAGAAACATGCTCACTAAGATGGATGAATGGCCTGAATGGATCTTGGAAATTCTTATTTCCACTTACGAG ACGTCTGGGAAGAATGCTTCAATGTCTTGA
- the LOC111920485 gene encoding BEACH domain-containing protein C1-like isoform X2, with product MTRGMHQLLEGGGSMFEDKVSLLRYALQRAFQAAPNRLMTNNAYLALLGASLNASTTDEGLNFYDSQHRFEHSQLLLVLLSSLPHAPKTFQCRALQYLLILACSHAENRNMLTKMDEWPEWILEILISTYETSGKNASMS from the exons ATGACACGTGGCATGCATCAGTTGCTTGAGGGAGGGGGTAGCATGTTTGAAGATAAAGTTTCACTTCTACGTTATGCTTTGCAAAGGGCTTTTCAGGCTGCGCCTAACAGGCTTATGACTAACAATGCCTACCTGGCTTTATTGGGCGCCTCA TTAAATGCATCCACAACAGATGAGGGACTAAACTTTTATGACTCACAACATCGCTTTGAGCACTCACAACTTCTTTTGGTTCTTTTGAGTTCACTTCCACATGCACCAAAGACTTTTCAGTGTCGCGCATTACAG TATCTTCTGATTTTGGCTTGCAGTCATGCTGAAAATAGAAACATGCTCACTAAGATGGATGAATGGCCTGAATGGATCTTGGAAATTCTTATTTCCACTTACGAG ACGTCTGGGAAGAATGCTTCAATGTCTTGA
- the LOC111920504 gene encoding bidirectional sugar transporter SWEET6a, with translation MVMSNERIRTIVGLIGNVISFGLFISPSPTIWRIFKNKTVEEFSPDPYIACVMNCLLWIFYGLPINHPDSTLVITINATGLILELIYLSSFIIYGKSAHRKKIFSWLAAELVVLGAIAGFDLGFFHTHDKRSTFVGIFCVVFGILMYTSPLTIMWKVITTKSVEYMPFYLSLAAFLNGCCWTTYALLKWDWFILIANGTGALSGFAQLILYACFYRTTPKKNSKRPESEVQMA, from the exons ATGGTGATGAGTAATGAGAGGATACGGACGATTGTTGGACTCATTG GGAATGTCATCTCTTTCGGCCTGTTTATCTCTCCCTC GCCAACGATATGGAGAATCTTTAAGAACAAAACAGTAGAAGAATTCTCACCAGACCCTTACATAGCTTGTGTAATGAACTGTTTGCTATGGATTTTCTATGGCTTACCTATCAATCATCCAGATAGCACTCTTGTCATCACCATTAACGCTACTGGTCTAATATTGGAGCTCATCTATCTAAGCTCATTCATCATTTATGGTAAAAGTGCACATAGG AAAAAGATCTTTAGCTGGTTAGCTGCGGAGCTTGTTGTTCTTGGTGCAATTGCAGGTTTTGATTTGGGATTCTTTCATACTCATGATAAGAGATCAACCTTCGTTGGGATTTTTTGTGTGGTGTTTGGTATCCTCATGTACACTTCCCCTCTAACTATCATG TGGAAAGTAATAACAACAAAGAGTGTCGAATACATGCCATTCTATCTTTCATTAGCTGCGTTCTTGAACGGTTGTTGCTGGACGACTTATGCTCTTCTCAAATGGGATTGGTTCATTCTG ATTGCGAATGGTACTGGGGCTCTTTCGGGGTTTGCACAACTTATTTTATATGCATGTTTCTACCGAACAACTCCGAAGAAGAATAGCAAAAGGCCGGAGTCTGAAGTTCAAATGGCTTGA